A window of Chloroflexota bacterium contains these coding sequences:
- a CDS encoding recombination regulator RecX, with amino-acid sequence MPTITAIRPQKRGKRVNLFLDGRFAFALAKEAAQGLEVGKELSPEQVEALTRKDTVEQARDFSLRLLSYRPRSEKEVRERLGRHGFPPDTVEETIARLKGKGLLDEGAFARFWKEGRETASPRSKRLIQQELLRKGIDPELARETVQGLDEDESALRAARKKAKSLKGLDEETFTKRMLSYLLRRGFSWELARRTLLRLKEGPGS; translated from the coding sequence ATGCCCACCATCACCGCCATCCGGCCCCAGAAGAGGGGCAAGAGGGTTAACCTTTTCCTTGACGGCCGTTTCGCCTTCGCCCTGGCAAAAGAGGCAGCCCAGGGCCTGGAGGTAGGAAAGGAGCTCTCGCCGGAACAGGTCGAGGCCCTCACCAGGAAGGATACCGTGGAGCAGGCCCGGGACTTCTCCCTGCGCCTTCTCTCCTACCGTCCCCGCAGCGAGAAGGAGGTGCGGGAAAGGCTGGGCCGCCACGGGTTCCCCCCCGACACCGTGGAGGAGACCATAGCCCGCCTCAAGGGCAAGGGCCTCCTGGACGAGGGGGCCTTCGCCCGCTTCTGGAAGGAGGGGCGGGAAACAGCCTCCCCCAGGAGCAAAAGGCTCATTCAGCAGGAGCTACTGCGGAAGGGGATAGACCCGGAGCTGGCCCGGGAGACTGTCCAGGGCCTGGACGAGGATGAATCAGCTCTCCGCGCCGCCAGAAAAAAGGCCAAGAGCCTCAAGGGCCTGGACGAGGAGACCTTCACGAAGAGGATGCTGTCCTATCTCCTGAGGCGGGGCTTCTCCTGGGAGCTGGCCCGCCGGACCTTGCTAAGGCTTAAGGAAGGCCCTGGCAGCTAG
- the recA gene encoding recombinase RecA: MIHKVKPEKDEKEKALELALAQIEKQFGRGAIMRLGEAQASMAVEVIPTGSPALDLALGVRGIPRGRVTEIFGPEASGKSTLAQHIIAEAQKAGGTAAYIDAEHALDPTYAAHCGVNVDELLISQPDTGEEALEICEALVRSGAVDVVVIDSVAALVPRVELEGDMGDAYVGLQARLMSQALRKLSAAIARSHTSVIFINQLREKVGVFFGNPEVTPGGRALKFYASVRIDLRRLEAIKVGTEVVGNRVRAKVVKNKVAPPFRTAEFDIMFDRGISKEGDILDLGVEVGLIKKQGAFYSYGDIRLGQGRENAKDFVREHPPLAQELEKKLRTSSTPQSLLKEESQTDQ, encoded by the coding sequence ATGATACATAAAGTGAAGCCCGAGAAGGACGAGAAGGAAAAGGCACTGGAGTTGGCCCTGGCCCAGATTGAGAAGCAGTTCGGGCGGGGGGCCATCATGCGCCTGGGGGAGGCCCAGGCCAGTATGGCCGTGGAGGTCATCCCCACCGGCTCCCCGGCCCTGGACCTGGCCCTGGGCGTGAGAGGAATCCCCAGGGGCAGGGTCACCGAAATCTTCGGCCCCGAGGCCTCGGGCAAGTCCACCCTGGCCCAGCACATCATCGCCGAGGCCCAGAAAGCGGGGGGCACGGCCGCCTACATTGACGCCGAGCACGCCCTGGACCCCACCTATGCCGCCCACTGCGGGGTCAACGTGGATGAGCTCCTCATCTCCCAGCCCGATACCGGGGAGGAGGCCCTGGAGATATGCGAGGCCCTGGTGAGAAGCGGGGCGGTGGATGTCGTCGTTATTGACAGCGTGGCCGCCCTGGTCCCCCGGGTGGAGCTGGAGGGAGACATGGGCGACGCCTATGTGGGCCTCCAGGCCCGCCTCATGTCCCAGGCCTTGAGGAAGCTCTCCGCCGCCATCGCCCGGTCCCACACCTCAGTCATCTTCATCAACCAACTCCGGGAAAAGGTGGGGGTCTTCTTCGGCAACCCCGAGGTAACCCCCGGGGGGAGGGCTCTGAAGTTCTACGCCTCTGTCCGCATTGACCTGAGGCGGCTGGAGGCCATCAAGGTGGGGACTGAGGTGGTGGGGAACCGCGTCCGGGCCAAGGTGGTGAAGAACAAGGTGGCCCCGCCCTTCCGCACCGCCGAGTTTGACATAATGTTTGACCGGGGCATCAGCAAGGAGGGGGACATCCTGGACCTGGGGGTGGAGGTGGGCCTCATCAAAAAGCAGGGGGCCTTCTACTCCTACGGCGATATCCGCCTGGGGCAGGGGCGGGAGAACGCCAAGGATTTCGTCCGCGAGCACCCCCCCCTGGCCCAGGAGCTGGAAAAGAAGCTCCGCACCTCCTCAACCCCCCAGAGCCTCCTCAAAGAAGAGTCCCAGACAGACCAGTAG
- the mutM gene encoding DNA-formamidopyrimidine glycosylase: MPELPEVETIKEGLRPRLAGQRITAVEVLRAGAVKAPHAEDFCRGLAGNRILRVERRGKYLLFPLEDGRYLIVHLRMTGVLIWDGGDVPYVSVRFYLEGGHRLVFQDRRRLGALWLVADTNTVVGGLGPEPLGPEFTLEAFRERLRKRSAPVKALLLDQHFLAGLGNMYADEALFQARVHPLKKAQALSQAGTAGLHRAIKEVLSRGIALKGASVDTYRLPDGGKGGAHLVFQVAHRRGLPCPVCSTLIQRISLRGRGAYFCPSCQGLP; the protein is encoded by the coding sequence GTTGCGGGCGGGGGCAGTGAAGGCCCCCCATGCCGAGGACTTCTGCCGGGGCCTGGCGGGGAACCGTATTCTGCGGGTGGAGAGGAGGGGCAAATACCTTCTTTTCCCCCTGGAGGATGGCAGGTATCTTATTGTCCACCTCAGAATGACCGGTGTCCTCATCTGGGACGGGGGGGACGTTCCCTATGTCTCAGTCCGGTTCTATCTGGAGGGAGGCCACCGTCTGGTCTTCCAGGACCGCCGCCGGCTGGGGGCCCTCTGGCTGGTGGCAGACACAAACACAGTAGTCGGGGGCCTGGGCCCCGAGCCCCTGGGGCCGGAGTTCACCCTGGAGGCTTTCAGGGAGAGGCTAAGAAAGCGCTCGGCCCCCGTCAAGGCCCTCCTCCTGGACCAGCACTTTCTGGCGGGCCTGGGGAATATGTATGCCGATGAGGCCCTCTTCCAGGCCAGGGTCCACCCCTTGAAAAAGGCCCAAGCTCTCTCCCAGGCCGGGACCGCCGGGCTTCACCGGGCCATAAAAGAAGTCCTCAGCAGAGGCATTGCTTTGAAGGGGGCCAGCGTGGACACCTATCGCCTGCCCGACGGGGGCAAAGGGGGTGCCCATCTAGTCTTCCAGGTGGCCCACCGGCGGGGCCTCCCCTGCCCCGTCTGCTCCACCCTCATCCAGAGAATCTCGCTGAGGGGGCGGGGGGCCTACTTCTGCCCTAGCTGCCAGGGCCTTCCTTAA
- a CDS encoding ABC transporter permease, with amino-acid sequence MSPHLFLSHLRAARWGLVAWSGLMGLYALLVFYLYPVMKEAGYEQMFEKMPESIKAMAGLQDLPSGIGLSLEAFVAAEFLSSWAAVVVIYAIFAAGGIVAREVERGTMDLILAQPLSRTRLVLSKFAVFLAGVGIIAMGSFLGFLAGMAVFDETMSLGNTALALFQGVSLVLAVGSYSLLLSCLTLDPRRTLLLSGTITAAFYILNFVAPALKGYTWAGRFSLFHYFSPEPIMRTGQPDWWGLGIFWGLALICLALSLSVFRRRDIVA; translated from the coding sequence ATGAGCCCGCACCTCTTCCTCAGCCACCTCAGGGCGGCCCGGTGGGGCCTGGTGGCCTGGTCCGGCCTCATGGGCCTCTATGCCCTGCTTGTTTTCTACCTGTACCCCGTCATGAAGGAAGCGGGATACGAGCAGATGTTTGAGAAGATGCCCGAGAGCATTAAGGCCATGGCGGGGCTCCAGGACCTGCCCTCGGGCATAGGCCTTTCCCTGGAGGCCTTTGTGGCGGCGGAGTTCCTGAGTAGCTGGGCGGCTGTCGTGGTCATCTACGCCATCTTCGCTGCCGGGGGGATTGTAGCCCGGGAGGTGGAGCGGGGGACCATGGACCTCATCCTGGCCCAGCCCCTCTCCCGCACCCGCCTGGTGCTGAGCAAGTTCGCCGTCTTCCTGGCGGGGGTGGGGATTATCGCCATGGGCAGTTTCCTGGGCTTTCTGGCTGGAATGGCCGTATTTGATGAAACGATGAGCCTGGGGAACACCGCGCTGGCCCTGTTCCAGGGGGTTTCCCTCGTCCTGGCGGTGGGGAGCTACTCTCTTCTCCTCTCCTGCCTCACCCTGGACCCGAGGAGGACCCTGCTTCTTTCGGGGACCATCACTGCGGCCTTCTACATCCTCAATTTCGTCGCCCCTGCCCTGAAGGGCTACACTTGGGCGGGCCGGTTTTCCCTGTTCCACTACTTTTCGCCGGAGCCCATCATGCGCACTGGCCAGCCGGACTGGTGGGGCCTGGGGATATTCTGGGGCCTGGCCCTAATCTGCCTCGCCCTCTCCCTGTCCGTCTTCCGGAGGCGGGATATCGTGGCCTGA
- a CDS encoding ABC transporter ATP-binding protein yields MAVIMTSGLTKFYGRVRGIENLDLEVRKGEIFGFLGPNGAGKTTAIRLLLGLLHPTRGRAEVLGQEAGSIEARQRIGYVPGEVAFYEGMTGGELLGLLGRFHRGDFRERQDYLARCLDLDLKRPIRGYSRGMKQKLAVIQALRHDPDLLILDEPTLGLDPLVQREFYTLLMEEKGRGKTVFLSSHILPEVERVADRVGIVREGHLAAVEEVGALKLKKVRRLQLWLREEVPAQALETEGVEVLSRQGKHLELAVHGHIDRLLPWLSRLPVEEMVFAEASLEDTFMKFYKKETG; encoded by the coding sequence ATGGCCGTTATCATGACTTCCGGCCTGACCAAGTTCTACGGCCGGGTGAGAGGCATTGAGAATCTGGACCTGGAGGTCCGAAAAGGTGAAATCTTCGGCTTCCTGGGGCCCAATGGGGCGGGGAAGACCACTGCCATCCGCCTCCTCCTGGGGCTCCTCCACCCCACCCGGGGCCGGGCCGAAGTCCTGGGCCAGGAGGCCGGTTCCATAGAGGCGCGCCAGCGCATCGGCTATGTGCCCGGGGAGGTGGCCTTCTACGAGGGGATGACAGGGGGGGAGCTCCTGGGCCTCCTGGGCCGTTTCCACCGGGGCGACTTCCGGGAAAGGCAGGATTACCTGGCCCGGTGCCTGGACCTGGACCTTAAGCGGCCCATCAGGGGCTACTCCCGAGGGATGAAGCAGAAGCTGGCGGTCATCCAGGCGCTGAGGCATGACCCGGACCTCCTCATCCTGGATGAGCCTACCCTGGGCCTGGACCCCCTGGTGCAGAGGGAGTTCTACACCCTGCTCATGGAGGAGAAGGGCCGGGGTAAGACCGTCTTCCTCTCCTCCCACATCCTCCCCGAGGTGGAAAGGGTGGCCGACCGTGTGGGCATAGTCCGGGAGGGGCACCTGGCGGCGGTGGAGGAAGTGGGGGCATTGAAGCTGAAGAAGGTCCGCCGGCTCCAGCTCTGGCTCAGGGAGGAGGTCCCGGCCCAGGCCCTGGAGACGGAGGGGGTAGAGGTCCTCTCCCGCCAGGGGAAACACCTGGAGCTGGCGGTCCACGGCCATATAGACAGGCTCCTGCCCTGGCTTTCCCGCCTGCCGGTGGAGGAGATGGTCTTCGCGGAGGCCTCCCTGGAGGACACCTTCATGAAGTTCTACAAGAAGGAGACGGGATGA